A stretch of the Helicoverpa zea isolate HzStark_Cry1AcR chromosome 29, ilHelZeax1.1, whole genome shotgun sequence genome encodes the following:
- the LOC124644268 gene encoding uncharacterized protein LOC124644268 isoform X2, with protein sequence MAPQLSQTQREHIIALRSSGCRVTDICRLTGITKKTIYLWLRRWEEGGTLEGHRRHMYARATTAEDDEAIVAAHSADPSLSTRVSSKSYKISMDTVRRRLKEAAKKRSRPARKNNTKADKEPRVKTESANETRKVCPSCHATLPDSFQATQSRHEQIKSVIAKVYHFLEREYEQLKSLHPETDWSPLSRVRQRAAVATGVSETDVLHILSEESVGLVVEQKTPNKRARKGTTEESSSDNDDDDDDDRTSNDDDDSDKQTEDVLPLQDFGPETLTISLKPEAIANNTEPETVCIKQEPPDEPHSPDINANSSAVEACRDDIVRRDKQTTISQPAPHVHTQDPLMIEVKLEEITIENEGIS encoded by the exons ATGGCGCCTCAATTGTCGCAGACACAGAGAGAGCACATCATAGCGCTGAGATCCAGTGGATGTCGCGTGACGGACATATGTCGACTTACAGGTATTACG aaaaaaacaatttacctCTGGCTCCGTCGCTGGGAGGAGGGAGGAACACTGGAAGGTCACCGCCGGCATATGTACGCGAGAGCCACCACCGCTGAAGATGACGAGGCCATCGTGGCCGCACACTCTGCAGACCCGAGCCTCAGCACGAGGGTATCCTCCAAATCTTACAAA ATATCAATGGACACAGTGAGGAGACGTCTTAAAGAAGCCGCAAAGAAACGCAGTCGTCCTGCCAGGAAGAACAACACCAAAGCCGATAAGGAACCAAGAGTCAAA ACTGAATCAGCGAATGAAACGCGGAAGGTATGTCCGAGTTGTCATGCGACGCTTCCTGACTCCTTCCAAGCAACTCAGTCTCGACAT gAGCAAATAAAATCAGTGATAGCGAAGGTATACCACTTCTTGGAGCGCGAGTACGAACAGTTGAAGAGCTTGCACCCGGAGACGGACTGGTCTCCGCTGAGCAGGGTCAGGCAGCGCGCGGCCGTCGCCACCGGCGTCTCGGAGACCGACGTGCTTCACATACTTAGCGAAGAGTCTGTTGGGCTTGTCGTCGAACAAAAAACGCCCAATAAACGAGCTAGGAAAGGAACTACTGAGGAAAG TTCATCtgacaatgatgatgatgatgatgatgatagaacaagcaatgatgatgatgacagtgaCAAACAAACTGAAGATGTACT tccaCTTCAGGATTTTGGCCCAGAAACGTTGACTATTAGCCTAAAACCAGAAGCTATCGCGAATAATAC tGAACCGGAAACCGTTTGTATAAAGCAAGAACCCCCAGATGAACCCCATAGTCCAGATATCAA TGCAAACAGCTCTGCTGTCGAGGCGTGCCGCGATGACATAGTGCGACGAGACAAACAGACAACTATATCTCAACCAGCACCACATGTGCACACTCA GGACCCGCTGATGATAGAAGTGAAACTGGAAGAAATAACAATAGAAAATGAGGGGATTAGTTAA
- the LOC124644268 gene encoding uncharacterized protein LOC124644268 isoform X1, which translates to MAPQLSQTQREHIIALRSSGCRVTDICRLTGITKKTIYLWLRRWEEGGTLEGHRRHMYARATTAEDDEAIVAAHSADPSLSTRVSSKSYKISMDTVRRRLKEAAKKRSRPARKNNTKADKEPRVKTESANETRKVCPSCHATLPDSFQATQSRHEQIKSVIAKVYHFLEREYEQLKSLHPETDWSPLSRVRQRAAVATGVSETDVLHILSEESVGLVVEQKTPNKRARKGTTEESSSDNDDDDDDDRTSNDDDDSDKQTEDVLPLQDFGPETLTISLKPEAIANNTEPETVCIKQEPPDEPHSPDINYSANSSAVEACRDDIVRRDKQTTISQPAPHVHTQDPLMIEVKLEEITIENEGIS; encoded by the exons ATGGCGCCTCAATTGTCGCAGACACAGAGAGAGCACATCATAGCGCTGAGATCCAGTGGATGTCGCGTGACGGACATATGTCGACTTACAGGTATTACG aaaaaaacaatttacctCTGGCTCCGTCGCTGGGAGGAGGGAGGAACACTGGAAGGTCACCGCCGGCATATGTACGCGAGAGCCACCACCGCTGAAGATGACGAGGCCATCGTGGCCGCACACTCTGCAGACCCGAGCCTCAGCACGAGGGTATCCTCCAAATCTTACAAA ATATCAATGGACACAGTGAGGAGACGTCTTAAAGAAGCCGCAAAGAAACGCAGTCGTCCTGCCAGGAAGAACAACACCAAAGCCGATAAGGAACCAAGAGTCAAA ACTGAATCAGCGAATGAAACGCGGAAGGTATGTCCGAGTTGTCATGCGACGCTTCCTGACTCCTTCCAAGCAACTCAGTCTCGACAT gAGCAAATAAAATCAGTGATAGCGAAGGTATACCACTTCTTGGAGCGCGAGTACGAACAGTTGAAGAGCTTGCACCCGGAGACGGACTGGTCTCCGCTGAGCAGGGTCAGGCAGCGCGCGGCCGTCGCCACCGGCGTCTCGGAGACCGACGTGCTTCACATACTTAGCGAAGAGTCTGTTGGGCTTGTCGTCGAACAAAAAACGCCCAATAAACGAGCTAGGAAAGGAACTACTGAGGAAAG TTCATCtgacaatgatgatgatgatgatgatgatagaacaagcaatgatgatgatgacagtgaCAAACAAACTGAAGATGTACT tccaCTTCAGGATTTTGGCCCAGAAACGTTGACTATTAGCCTAAAACCAGAAGCTATCGCGAATAATAC tGAACCGGAAACCGTTTGTATAAAGCAAGAACCCCCAGATGAACCCCATAGTCCAGATATCAA TTACAGTGCAAACAGCTCTGCTGTCGAGGCGTGCCGCGATGACATAGTGCGACGAGACAAACAGACAACTATATCTCAACCAGCACCACATGTGCACACTCA GGACCCGCTGATGATAGAAGTGAAACTGGAAGAAATAACAATAGAAAATGAGGGGATTAGTTAA
- the LOC124644268 gene encoding uncharacterized protein LOC124644268 isoform X3 has translation MYARATTAEDDEAIVAAHSADPSLSTRVSSKSYKISMDTVRRRLKEAAKKRSRPARKNNTKADKEPRVKTESANETRKVCPSCHATLPDSFQATQSRHEQIKSVIAKVYHFLEREYEQLKSLHPETDWSPLSRVRQRAAVATGVSETDVLHILSEESVGLVVEQKTPNKRARKGTTEESSSDNDDDDDDDRTSNDDDDSDKQTEDVLPLQDFGPETLTISLKPEAIANNTEPETVCIKQEPPDEPHSPDINYSANSSAVEACRDDIVRRDKQTTISQPAPHVHTQDPLMIEVKLEEITIENEGIS, from the exons ATGTACGCGAGAGCCACCACCGCTGAAGATGACGAGGCCATCGTGGCCGCACACTCTGCAGACCCGAGCCTCAGCACGAGGGTATCCTCCAAATCTTACAAA ATATCAATGGACACAGTGAGGAGACGTCTTAAAGAAGCCGCAAAGAAACGCAGTCGTCCTGCCAGGAAGAACAACACCAAAGCCGATAAGGAACCAAGAGTCAAA ACTGAATCAGCGAATGAAACGCGGAAGGTATGTCCGAGTTGTCATGCGACGCTTCCTGACTCCTTCCAAGCAACTCAGTCTCGACAT gAGCAAATAAAATCAGTGATAGCGAAGGTATACCACTTCTTGGAGCGCGAGTACGAACAGTTGAAGAGCTTGCACCCGGAGACGGACTGGTCTCCGCTGAGCAGGGTCAGGCAGCGCGCGGCCGTCGCCACCGGCGTCTCGGAGACCGACGTGCTTCACATACTTAGCGAAGAGTCTGTTGGGCTTGTCGTCGAACAAAAAACGCCCAATAAACGAGCTAGGAAAGGAACTACTGAGGAAAG TTCATCtgacaatgatgatgatgatgatgatgatagaacaagcaatgatgatgatgacagtgaCAAACAAACTGAAGATGTACT tccaCTTCAGGATTTTGGCCCAGAAACGTTGACTATTAGCCTAAAACCAGAAGCTATCGCGAATAATAC tGAACCGGAAACCGTTTGTATAAAGCAAGAACCCCCAGATGAACCCCATAGTCCAGATATCAA TTACAGTGCAAACAGCTCTGCTGTCGAGGCGTGCCGCGATGACATAGTGCGACGAGACAAACAGACAACTATATCTCAACCAGCACCACATGTGCACACTCA GGACCCGCTGATGATAGAAGTGAAACTGGAAGAAATAACAATAGAAAATGAGGGGATTAGTTAA
- the LOC124644283 gene encoding nuclear polyadenylated RNA-binding protein 3-like isoform X4, with the protein MPSCALIYCNTRYGTTTGPNCGLFSFPKLNRQEREKWVKFVQSERGEKKWLPSAASKLCSKHFKKDDIYRGKTGRLMLKKGAVPYSREVESANITRKVCPSCHATLPDSFQATQSRHKQVRSIIAKVYHFLEREYEQLKSLHPETDWSPLSRVRQRAAVATGVSEPDVLHILSEESDRLVAEKKPPNKRARNAHESSSDDDYDDDDDDGTSNDDDDSDKQTEDLMEESSVYIGNVKSEANPLQETEPETLIIKKEPKTITNDSVPEKVCTKRERPNKPKMQDIKQITKEVSSSTRSSTVDNMETSSEDPLMLLTEQISIIQEEGIS; encoded by the exons ATGCCAAGTTGCGCGCTAATCTACTGTAATACACGCTATGGTACAACGACTGGACCAAACTGCGGTTTATTTTC ttTTCCGAAACTAAATAGACAGGAACGCGAAAAATGGGTCAAGTTCGTGCAGAGTGAGCGCGGAGAAAAAAAATGGCTTCCGTCCGCTGCATCAAAGTTATGTTCCAAGCATTTTAAAAAAGATGACATTTACCGTGGAAAGACTGGCCGGTTGATGTTGAAAAAAGGAGCCGTGCCTTATTCACGTGAA GTTGAATCAGCGAATATAACACGGAAGGTTTGTCCGAGCTGTCATGCGACTCTTCCCGACTCCTTCCAAGCAACTCAGTCTAgacat AAGCAAGTGAGATCAATAATAGCGAAGGTATACCACTTCTTGGAGCGCGAGTACGAACAGTTGAAGAGCTTGCACCCGGAGACGGACTGGTCTCCGCTGAGCAGGGTCAGGCAGCGCGCGGCCGTCGCCACCGGCGTCTCGGAGCCCGACGTGCTTCACATACTTAGCGAAGAGTCTGACAGGCTTGTCGCCGAAAAAAAACCTCCCAATAAACGAGCTAGAAATGCCCACGAGAG TTCATCTGACGACgactatgatgatgatgatgatgatggaacaAGCAATGATGATGACGACAGTGACAAACAAACTGAAGATTTAAT GGAGGAATCGAGCGTCTACATAGGTAACGTGAAGTCTGAAGCCAA cCCACTACAGGAGACTGAACCAGAAACGCTAATTATTAAGAAAGAACCAAAAACTATCACAAATGATTC tgtacCGGAAAAAGTCTGTACGAAACGAGAGCGGCCAAATAAACCCAAGATGCAAGATATCAA GCAGATTACAAAAGAAGTGTCAAGTTCAACTCGCTCGAGTACGGTAGACAATATGGAGACATCATCtga GGACCCGTTAATGCTGTTAACAGAACAAATATCTATAATACAGGAAGAGGGAATTAGTTAA
- the LOC124644283 gene encoding uncharacterized protein LOC124644283 isoform X1 gives MPSCALIYCNTRYGTTTGPNCGLFSFPKLNRQEREKWVKFVQSERGEKKWLPSAASKLCSKHFKKDDIYRGKTGRLMLKKGAVPYSREVESANITRKVCPSCHATLPDSFQATQSRHKQVRSIIAKVYHFLEREYEQLKSLHPETDWSPLSRVRQRAAVATGVSEPDVLHILSEESDRLVAEKKPPNKRARNAHESSSDDDYDDDDDDGTSNDDDDSDKQTEDLMEESSVYIGNVKSEANPLQETEPETLIIKKEPKTITNDSVPEKVCTKRERPNKPKMQDINGSKTNSSAVEACRDDIVRRDKQTTISQPAPHVHTHRQITKEVSSSTRSSTVDNMETSSEDPLMLLTEQISIIQEEGIS, from the exons ATGCCAAGTTGCGCGCTAATCTACTGTAATACACGCTATGGTACAACGACTGGACCAAACTGCGGTTTATTTTC ttTTCCGAAACTAAATAGACAGGAACGCGAAAAATGGGTCAAGTTCGTGCAGAGTGAGCGCGGAGAAAAAAAATGGCTTCCGTCCGCTGCATCAAAGTTATGTTCCAAGCATTTTAAAAAAGATGACATTTACCGTGGAAAGACTGGCCGGTTGATGTTGAAAAAAGGAGCCGTGCCTTATTCACGTGAA GTTGAATCAGCGAATATAACACGGAAGGTTTGTCCGAGCTGTCATGCGACTCTTCCCGACTCCTTCCAAGCAACTCAGTCTAgacat AAGCAAGTGAGATCAATAATAGCGAAGGTATACCACTTCTTGGAGCGCGAGTACGAACAGTTGAAGAGCTTGCACCCGGAGACGGACTGGTCTCCGCTGAGCAGGGTCAGGCAGCGCGCGGCCGTCGCCACCGGCGTCTCGGAGCCCGACGTGCTTCACATACTTAGCGAAGAGTCTGACAGGCTTGTCGCCGAAAAAAAACCTCCCAATAAACGAGCTAGAAATGCCCACGAGAG TTCATCTGACGACgactatgatgatgatgatgatgatggaacaAGCAATGATGATGACGACAGTGACAAACAAACTGAAGATTTAAT GGAGGAATCGAGCGTCTACATAGGTAACGTGAAGTCTGAAGCCAA cCCACTACAGGAGACTGAACCAGAAACGCTAATTATTAAGAAAGAACCAAAAACTATCACAAATGATTC tgtacCGGAAAAAGTCTGTACGAAACGAGAGCGGCCAAATAAACCCAAGATGCAAGATATCAA CGGCTCGAAAACAAACAGCTCTGCTGTCGAGGCGTGCCGCGATGACATAGTGCGACGAGACAAACAGACAACTATATCTCAACCAGCACCACATGTGCACACTCA cAGGCAGATTACAAAAGAAGTGTCAAGTTCAACTCGCTCGAGTACGGTAGACAATATGGAGACATCATCtga GGACCCGTTAATGCTGTTAACAGAACAAATATCTATAATACAGGAAGAGGGAATTAGTTAA
- the LOC124644283 gene encoding uncharacterized protein LOC124644283 isoform X3, whose protein sequence is MPSCALIYCNTRYGTTTGPNCGLFSFPKLNRQEREKWVKFVQSERGEKKWLPSAASKLCSKHFKKDDIYRGKTGRLMLKKGAVPYSREVESANITRKVCPSCHATLPDSFQATQSRHKQVRSIIAKVYHFLEREYEQLKSLHPETDWSPLSRVRQRAAVATGVSEPDVLHILSEESDRLVAEKKPPNKRARNAHESSSDDDYDDDDDDGTSNDDDDSDKQTEDLMEESSVYIGNVKSEANPLQETEPETLIIKKEPKTITNDSVPEKVCTKRERPNKPKMQDINRQITKEVSSSTRSSTVDNMETSSEDPLMLLTEQISIIQEEGIS, encoded by the exons ATGCCAAGTTGCGCGCTAATCTACTGTAATACACGCTATGGTACAACGACTGGACCAAACTGCGGTTTATTTTC ttTTCCGAAACTAAATAGACAGGAACGCGAAAAATGGGTCAAGTTCGTGCAGAGTGAGCGCGGAGAAAAAAAATGGCTTCCGTCCGCTGCATCAAAGTTATGTTCCAAGCATTTTAAAAAAGATGACATTTACCGTGGAAAGACTGGCCGGTTGATGTTGAAAAAAGGAGCCGTGCCTTATTCACGTGAA GTTGAATCAGCGAATATAACACGGAAGGTTTGTCCGAGCTGTCATGCGACTCTTCCCGACTCCTTCCAAGCAACTCAGTCTAgacat AAGCAAGTGAGATCAATAATAGCGAAGGTATACCACTTCTTGGAGCGCGAGTACGAACAGTTGAAGAGCTTGCACCCGGAGACGGACTGGTCTCCGCTGAGCAGGGTCAGGCAGCGCGCGGCCGTCGCCACCGGCGTCTCGGAGCCCGACGTGCTTCACATACTTAGCGAAGAGTCTGACAGGCTTGTCGCCGAAAAAAAACCTCCCAATAAACGAGCTAGAAATGCCCACGAGAG TTCATCTGACGACgactatgatgatgatgatgatgatggaacaAGCAATGATGATGACGACAGTGACAAACAAACTGAAGATTTAAT GGAGGAATCGAGCGTCTACATAGGTAACGTGAAGTCTGAAGCCAA cCCACTACAGGAGACTGAACCAGAAACGCTAATTATTAAGAAAGAACCAAAAACTATCACAAATGATTC tgtacCGGAAAAAGTCTGTACGAAACGAGAGCGGCCAAATAAACCCAAGATGCAAGATATCAA cAGGCAGATTACAAAAGAAGTGTCAAGTTCAACTCGCTCGAGTACGGTAGACAATATGGAGACATCATCtga GGACCCGTTAATGCTGTTAACAGAACAAATATCTATAATACAGGAAGAGGGAATTAGTTAA
- the LOC124644283 gene encoding uncharacterized protein LOC124644283 isoform X2, with product MPSCALIYCNTRYGTTTGPNCGLFSFPKLNRQEREKWVKFVQSERGEKKWLPSAASKLCSKHFKKDDIYRGKTGRLMLKKGAVPYSREVESANITRKVCPSCHATLPDSFQATQSRHKQVRSIIAKVYHFLEREYEQLKSLHPETDWSPLSRVRQRAAVATGVSEPDVLHILSEESDRLVAEKKPPNKRARNAHESSSDDDYDDDDDDGTSNDDDDSDKQTEDLMEESSVYIGNVKSEANPLQETEPETLIIKKEPKTITNDSVPEKVCTKRERPNKPKMQDINGSKTNSSAVEACRDDIVRRDKQTTISQPAPHVHTQQITKEVSSSTRSSTVDNMETSSEDPLMLLTEQISIIQEEGIS from the exons ATGCCAAGTTGCGCGCTAATCTACTGTAATACACGCTATGGTACAACGACTGGACCAAACTGCGGTTTATTTTC ttTTCCGAAACTAAATAGACAGGAACGCGAAAAATGGGTCAAGTTCGTGCAGAGTGAGCGCGGAGAAAAAAAATGGCTTCCGTCCGCTGCATCAAAGTTATGTTCCAAGCATTTTAAAAAAGATGACATTTACCGTGGAAAGACTGGCCGGTTGATGTTGAAAAAAGGAGCCGTGCCTTATTCACGTGAA GTTGAATCAGCGAATATAACACGGAAGGTTTGTCCGAGCTGTCATGCGACTCTTCCCGACTCCTTCCAAGCAACTCAGTCTAgacat AAGCAAGTGAGATCAATAATAGCGAAGGTATACCACTTCTTGGAGCGCGAGTACGAACAGTTGAAGAGCTTGCACCCGGAGACGGACTGGTCTCCGCTGAGCAGGGTCAGGCAGCGCGCGGCCGTCGCCACCGGCGTCTCGGAGCCCGACGTGCTTCACATACTTAGCGAAGAGTCTGACAGGCTTGTCGCCGAAAAAAAACCTCCCAATAAACGAGCTAGAAATGCCCACGAGAG TTCATCTGACGACgactatgatgatgatgatgatgatggaacaAGCAATGATGATGACGACAGTGACAAACAAACTGAAGATTTAAT GGAGGAATCGAGCGTCTACATAGGTAACGTGAAGTCTGAAGCCAA cCCACTACAGGAGACTGAACCAGAAACGCTAATTATTAAGAAAGAACCAAAAACTATCACAAATGATTC tgtacCGGAAAAAGTCTGTACGAAACGAGAGCGGCCAAATAAACCCAAGATGCAAGATATCAA CGGCTCGAAAACAAACAGCTCTGCTGTCGAGGCGTGCCGCGATGACATAGTGCGACGAGACAAACAGACAACTATATCTCAACCAGCACCACATGTGCACACTCA GCAGATTACAAAAGAAGTGTCAAGTTCAACTCGCTCGAGTACGGTAGACAATATGGAGACATCATCtga GGACCCGTTAATGCTGTTAACAGAACAAATATCTATAATACAGGAAGAGGGAATTAGTTAA
- the LOC124644253 gene encoding zinc finger protein 37 homolog has product MNVDSTESWASQPDVCRLCLSTSGTWDVTASYITEVGNKEVYSELLQDCFGISLSHLTEWGPSRMACAVCVSQLRDAYSFRKQVEQAERLFVTYCDSRKVSDIFNPLTIKTELEVGDNLDSPNCVNNEAEDSDDDNKQILQPEAATENQISEMHKKKSQKTILKTKRKRKKMILKEDMDSDTPIAEFSKKNVPKEVVYKNENEIAGSLLEEASKDLNTAVVEIGFRHTRPQNLVKQVSERKRVILTCDTVLRDTTACPFRHHKSWFQCFFCQQDFMEINLLREHMLKTHADIDVEIKKIKRYPRSLQIEISNLECRQCHLNLTDVVSMCRHFVEVHKKVIYNECIADYKVDTSPYSCHICGQQFHVFRTLTTHLNEHYANCICDVCGKSFLNSKRLKVHKRTHENGHFPCSECGKILKTKTSKANHMESAHSKRVIKCQICFKPMKHYNDRIKHMSEVHNITHKFKCPICGREYNIKHYLATHIRQTHGQKNKNCSECGMAFITNHGLKKHMLKHSGLKPYSCNVCCKSYARSYTLREHMRAHDSEKRFADNE; this is encoded by the exons atgaatGTGGACAGCACAGAAAGCTGGGCTTCGCAGCCCGATGTATGCCGCTTGTGTTTATCAACGAGCGGGACGTGGGATGTGACTGCATCTTATATTACGGAGGTCGGAAATAAGGAGGTTTATTCAGAGTTGTTGCAAGATTGCTTTGGTATATCG TTATCCCACCTAACAGAATGGGGTCCGAGCAGAATGGCTTGTGCGGTGTGCGTCAGCCAACTGAGAGATGCCTACAGCTTCCGGAAGCAAGTAGAACAAGCCGAGAGACTGTTTGTTACATACTGTGATAGTAGGAAAG tttcaGATATTTTCAACCCTCTTACAATAAAAACTGAGTTAGAAGTAGGAGATAACTTGGACAGTCCTAATTGTGTAAATAATGAAGCTGAAGACAGTGATG ATGACAATAAACAAATTCTGCAACCAGAAGCAGCCACAGAAAATCAAATTTCGGAAATGCACAAGAAAAAGAGTCAAAAAACCATTTTGAAAACCaaaaggaaaagaaaaaagatGATTTTGAAAGAAGACATGGATTCGGATACGCCTATAGCTgagttttcaaagaaaaatgtgCCTAAAGAAGTAGTGTATAAGAACGAAAATGAAATAGCGGGTTCTTTGCTTGAAGAAGCGAGTAAAGATTTGAATACTGCAGTGGTTGAAATAG GATTTCGGCACACAAGACCTCAGAACTTGGTCAAACAAGTTTCCGAACGTAAACGAGTCATACTTACATGCGACACAGTTCTAAGAGACACTACAGCCTGCCCCTTCAGGCATCACAAGAGTTGGTTCCAATGCTTCTTCTGCCAACAAGACTTCATGGAAATCAACCTCCTTCGCGAACACATGCTGAAAACACACGCCGACATAGacgtagaaataaaaaaaataaaacgttacCCCCGCTCCcttcaaattgaaatttcaaaTCTAGAATGCCGCCAGTGTCATTTGAATTTGACAGATGTCGTTTCGATGTGCCGCCATTTTGTTGAGGTGcataaaaaggttatttataaCGAGTGTATAGCTGATTATAAAGTTGATACTAGTCCATATTCGTGCCATATATGCGGCCAACAATTTCATGTTTTTAGAACTTTAACTACACATTTAAACGAGCACTACGCTAACTGTATATGCGATGTATGTGGAAAGTCATTTCTAAATTCGAAACGTttaaaagttcataaacgaaCGCATGAAAACGGCCATTTTCCCTGCTCAGAATGcggaaaaatacttaaaactaagaCTTCTAAAGCCAATCATATGGAGAGTGCTCATTCAAAGCGTGTAATAAAATGCCAAATATGTTTTAAGCCTATGAAACATTATAACGACAGAATTAAACATATGTCTGAGGTACATAATATAACGCATAAGTTTAAATGTCCGATTTGTGGCCGAGAGTACaatattaaacattatttagcTACACATATAAGACAGACGCATGGACAAAAGAATAAGAACTGTTCAGAGTGTGGTATGGCTTTTATAACGAACCATGGTTTGAAGAAGCATATGTTGAAGCATTCTGGGTTGAAGCCTTATAGTTGTAATGTTTGTTGTAAGTCGTATGCGAGGAGTTACACGCTGAGAGAGCATATGAGGGCCCATGATAGCGAAAAGAGGTTTGCTGataatgaatga
- the LOC124644255 gene encoding uncharacterized protein LOC124644255 codes for MRNVEIKAKITDYDNICKIAQELSGGPAKIINQDDTFYKVNEGRLKMRIYEDSSATLVRYDRSDEGGPKLSNYELLDFSVEEKEKAKLLDDMLKKCLGIRGRVVKERKLFMVDQTRIHIDTVEDLGNYMELEVVLRPEQTLEEGQAIARDLQNKLGVKDEDLIECAYVDLLDKKTN; via the exons ATGCGTAACGTAGAAATAAAAGCGAAAATCACCGATTACGACAACATTTGCAAAATCGCTCAAGAATTGAGCGGTGGCCCGGCGAAAATAATCAATCAAGATgatacattttataaagttaatgAAGGTCGGTTGAAAATGAGGATTTATGAAGATTCGTCGGCCACGCTGGTGAGGTACGATCGATCGGACGAGGGTGGACCTAAGCTTAGCAACTACGAATTATTGGATTTCTCGgttgaagaaaaagaaaaggcTAAATTATTGGATGATATGCTAAAGAAATGTTTAGGAATACGAGGCAGAGTTGTTAAGGAACG tAAACTCTTCATGGTAGACCAAACCCGCATACACATAGACACTGTAGAAGATTTAGGCAACTACATGGAGTTAGAGGTTGTACTCCGTCCTGAGCAGACCTTGGAGGAAGGCCAGGCCATCGCCCGTGACCTTCAGAACAAGCTCGGCGTAAAGGATGAAGACCTCATTGAATGTGCCTATGTAGACTTGTTAGATAAAAAAACTAACTGA